One window from the genome of Sesamum indicum cultivar Zhongzhi No. 13 linkage group LG15, S_indicum_v1.0, whole genome shotgun sequence encodes:
- the LOC105178173 gene encoding L10-interacting MYB domain-containing protein-like isoform X2 has translation MAVNLMTTRTTRSRKPDVVQQPENQLRAKWTAPLTKTLVDLMVDQIQKGNRSNKSFSKRGWKFICDNFRIQTGYWWDNDQLKSRYVALRKQYINVSLLLDHPDFKWDEATGAITSTEEAWDRYIKDHPDAETLKSMGCPIFNQLRMIFAEAGRHQKQNGSTKENETMPCSPGDQIVKVEQLSPSESENYADPASRKRGRKGVEDAIARGILEMATATRLRAEAIKNFNGKFSITDCVRALDQLQGVDDQVYHAALDLFNNRNARETFLTLRVEKRSIWLQRKCFNCTLP, from the exons ATGGCAGTAAATCTG ATGACCACTCGGACAACTCGTTCAAGGAAACCTGATGTGGTGCAGCAGCCTGAAAATCAATTGCGTGCTAAGTGGACAGCTCCATTGACTAAGACTTTGGTTGATTTGATGGTAGACCAGATTCAAAAGGGGAATAgatcaaacaaatcttttagCAAGAGAGGGTGGAAGTTCATTTGTGATAACTTTCGCATTCAAACAGGTTATTGGTGGGATAATGATCAACTGAAGAGCCGTTATGTTGCCTTAAGAAAGCAGTATATTAATGTATCATTGCTACTCGATCATCCTGATTTCAAATGGGATGAGGCAACTGGTGCAATCACATCTACGGAGGAAGCATGGGACAGATACATCAAG GATCATCCTGATGCTGAGACCTTGAAGAGTATGGGCTGTCCAATTTTCAACCAGCTGCGGATGATATTTGCAGAAGCAGGGCGACACCAAAAACAGAATGGATCAACCAAGGAGAATGAAACAATGCCTTGTTCTCCAGGAGATCAGATTGTAAAGGTGGAACAACTATCGCCATCTGAATCAGAGAACTATGCGGATCCGGCCAGTCGCAAGAGAGGTCGGAAAGGAGTTGAAGATGCTATTGCAAGAGGTATACTGGAGATGGCCACTGCTACAAGACTCAGGGCAGAAGCTATAAAGAATTTCAATGGAAAATTCTCCATAACTGATTGTGTTAGAGCATTGGATCAATTGCAAGGCGTTGATGACCAAGTATATCATGCTGCTTTGGATCTATTCAACAATCGTAATGCAAGGGAGACATTCTTAACTCTCAGAGTTGAAAAACGATCAATCTGGTTGCAAAGGAAGTGTTTCAACTGTACCCTGCCGTAG
- the LOC105178173 gene encoding L10-interacting MYB domain-containing protein-like isoform X3, with translation MTTRTTRSRKPDVVQQPENQLRAKWTAPLTKTLVDLMVDQIQKGNRSNKSFSKRGWKFICDNFRIQTGYWWDNDQLKSRYVALRKQYINVSLLLDHPDFKWDEATGAITSTEEAWDRYIKDHPDAETLKSMGCPIFNQLRMIFAEAGRHQKQNGSTKENETMPCSPGDQIVKVEQLSPSESENYADPASRKRGRKGVEDAIARGILEMATATRLRAEAIKNFNGKFSITDCVRALDQLQGVDDQVYHAALDLFNNRNARETFLTLRVEKRSIWLQRKCFNCTLP, from the exons ATGACCACTCGGACAACTCGTTCAAGGAAACCTGATGTGGTGCAGCAGCCTGAAAATCAATTGCGTGCTAAGTGGACAGCTCCATTGACTAAGACTTTGGTTGATTTGATGGTAGACCAGATTCAAAAGGGGAATAgatcaaacaaatcttttagCAAGAGAGGGTGGAAGTTCATTTGTGATAACTTTCGCATTCAAACAGGTTATTGGTGGGATAATGATCAACTGAAGAGCCGTTATGTTGCCTTAAGAAAGCAGTATATTAATGTATCATTGCTACTCGATCATCCTGATTTCAAATGGGATGAGGCAACTGGTGCAATCACATCTACGGAGGAAGCATGGGACAGATACATCAAG GATCATCCTGATGCTGAGACCTTGAAGAGTATGGGCTGTCCAATTTTCAACCAGCTGCGGATGATATTTGCAGAAGCAGGGCGACACCAAAAACAGAATGGATCAACCAAGGAGAATGAAACAATGCCTTGTTCTCCAGGAGATCAGATTGTAAAGGTGGAACAACTATCGCCATCTGAATCAGAGAACTATGCGGATCCGGCCAGTCGCAAGAGAGGTCGGAAAGGAGTTGAAGATGCTATTGCAAGAGGTATACTGGAGATGGCCACTGCTACAAGACTCAGGGCAGAAGCTATAAAGAATTTCAATGGAAAATTCTCCATAACTGATTGTGTTAGAGCATTGGATCAATTGCAAGGCGTTGATGACCAAGTATATCATGCTGCTTTGGATCTATTCAACAATCGTAATGCAAGGGAGACATTCTTAACTCTCAGAGTTGAAAAACGATCAATCTGGTTGCAAAGGAAGTGTTTCAACTGTACCCTGCCGTAG
- the LOC105178173 gene encoding L10-interacting MYB domain-containing protein-like isoform X1, protein MAVNLVNFMTTRTTRSRKPDVVQQPENQLRAKWTAPLTKTLVDLMVDQIQKGNRSNKSFSKRGWKFICDNFRIQTGYWWDNDQLKSRYVALRKQYINVSLLLDHPDFKWDEATGAITSTEEAWDRYIKDHPDAETLKSMGCPIFNQLRMIFAEAGRHQKQNGSTKENETMPCSPGDQIVKVEQLSPSESENYADPASRKRGRKGVEDAIARGILEMATATRLRAEAIKNFNGKFSITDCVRALDQLQGVDDQVYHAALDLFNNRNARETFLTLRVEKRSIWLQRKCFNCTLP, encoded by the exons ATGGCAGTAAATCTGGTGAACTTT ATGACCACTCGGACAACTCGTTCAAGGAAACCTGATGTGGTGCAGCAGCCTGAAAATCAATTGCGTGCTAAGTGGACAGCTCCATTGACTAAGACTTTGGTTGATTTGATGGTAGACCAGATTCAAAAGGGGAATAgatcaaacaaatcttttagCAAGAGAGGGTGGAAGTTCATTTGTGATAACTTTCGCATTCAAACAGGTTATTGGTGGGATAATGATCAACTGAAGAGCCGTTATGTTGCCTTAAGAAAGCAGTATATTAATGTATCATTGCTACTCGATCATCCTGATTTCAAATGGGATGAGGCAACTGGTGCAATCACATCTACGGAGGAAGCATGGGACAGATACATCAAG GATCATCCTGATGCTGAGACCTTGAAGAGTATGGGCTGTCCAATTTTCAACCAGCTGCGGATGATATTTGCAGAAGCAGGGCGACACCAAAAACAGAATGGATCAACCAAGGAGAATGAAACAATGCCTTGTTCTCCAGGAGATCAGATTGTAAAGGTGGAACAACTATCGCCATCTGAATCAGAGAACTATGCGGATCCGGCCAGTCGCAAGAGAGGTCGGAAAGGAGTTGAAGATGCTATTGCAAGAGGTATACTGGAGATGGCCACTGCTACAAGACTCAGGGCAGAAGCTATAAAGAATTTCAATGGAAAATTCTCCATAACTGATTGTGTTAGAGCATTGGATCAATTGCAAGGCGTTGATGACCAAGTATATCATGCTGCTTTGGATCTATTCAACAATCGTAATGCAAGGGAGACATTCTTAACTCTCAGAGTTGAAAAACGATCAATCTGGTTGCAAAGGAAGTGTTTCAACTGTACCCTGCCGTAG